The proteins below are encoded in one region of Aquisphaera giovannonii:
- a CDS encoding MraY family glycosyltransferase, with protein sequence MAHDTAILAAAGLTLAAAAFLLSAIFGLLARRYALRLGFLDRPGGHKGHKAPVPLGGGVAIWLSILLVIGAGGLCAFLARDFLPDALARHASGALGTTGELLRILGLATVIMAMGLIDDRVNLKWQIRLGIQVLCATLLAASGVRVTLFWPFTHPLLGGAVTVLWIVGLTNSFNMLDNMDGLAASVGLIAALLFGGAQAAVGSLFPPAVLLTVVGALAGFLVHNHAPARLYMGDAGSNFLGFLLGAMTVVGTYHVSAVDSPYGVLAPLLVMAVPLYDTTSVILIRLREGRSPFEGDQRHLSHRLVARGLTRPQAVWTIDLITLAGGLGALLLHRLDARGAVVVVAQTVSLLGVVAILELAQGRAEER encoded by the coding sequence ATGGCACACGACACGGCGATCCTGGCGGCGGCCGGGCTCACGCTGGCCGCGGCGGCATTCCTGCTCTCGGCGATCTTCGGGCTGCTCGCCCGGCGGTATGCGCTGCGGCTGGGGTTCCTGGACCGCCCCGGCGGGCACAAGGGGCACAAGGCCCCGGTGCCCCTCGGCGGGGGCGTGGCGATCTGGCTGTCCATCCTCCTGGTGATCGGCGCGGGAGGGCTCTGCGCCTTCCTCGCCCGCGACTTCCTGCCGGATGCGCTCGCCCGCCACGCGAGCGGTGCCCTGGGCACGACGGGGGAATTGCTGCGGATCCTCGGGCTCGCGACCGTGATCATGGCGATGGGCCTGATCGACGATCGGGTCAACCTGAAGTGGCAGATCCGCCTGGGGATCCAGGTGCTTTGCGCGACGCTGCTGGCCGCCTCGGGCGTGCGGGTGACGCTGTTCTGGCCGTTCACCCATCCGCTCCTCGGCGGCGCGGTGACCGTGCTCTGGATCGTCGGGCTGACCAACTCGTTCAACATGCTCGACAACATGGACGGCCTGGCGGCGAGCGTCGGCCTGATCGCCGCCCTGCTCTTCGGCGGGGCGCAGGCGGCGGTCGGCAGCCTCTTCCCCCCGGCGGTGCTGCTGACCGTGGTCGGCGCGCTGGCCGGGTTCCTTGTCCACAACCACGCGCCGGCGCGGCTCTACATGGGGGACGCCGGCAGCAACTTCCTGGGCTTCCTGCTGGGCGCGATGACCGTCGTCGGCACGTACCACGTCTCCGCGGTGGACTCGCCCTACGGCGTCCTGGCCCCGTTGCTGGTCATGGCCGTGCCGCTCTACGACACGACGTCGGTCATCCTGATCCGCCTGCGCGAGGGCCGCAGCCCCTTCGAGGGCGACCAGCGGCACCTGTCCCATCGCCTGGTGGCCCGAGGCTTGACGCGGCCTCAGGCGGTGTGGACCATTGACCTCATCACCCTGGCGGGCGGCCTGGGGGCCCTGCTCCTGCACCGGCTGGACGCCCGCGGCGCGGTCGTCGTCGTGGCCCAGACGGTGAGCCTCCTCGGGGTCGTCGCGATCCTCGAGCTGGCGCAGGGCCGGGCCGAGGAACGCTGA
- a CDS encoding proline--tRNA ligase, whose product MRWSNALIPTLKESPADAVAPSHILLVRAGMIRQLGAGTYTYLPLGLRVIHKAAQIVREEMDAAGALELLMPALQPVELWRESGRFETFGDLLMKLTISGGASMCLGPTHEEVITDLVRDLLNSYKQLPITLYQIQTKFRDEPRPRFGIVRTREFLMKDAYSFDADVAQLNASYDAMYEAYCRVFDRCGLPYVIVEAESGPIGGDASHEFMVPCSTGEDRVIQCPKCGYAANQERAEIGEGSGDAATRDASGPAYERVETPNKRTIREVCEFLKVEEAGSAKLLVFLGDGKPVAALIRGDHEANEAKVRRAFGVSTLVPADPATIQKATGAPMGFLGPVDIKIPLIIDRAVAAMPTVVVGGNELDVHLKGVVPGRDFPLEKVHDLRNAEAGDPCPRCGTAMENRAGLEIGHVFKLGTKYSKAMGATYLDEKGTEIPLIMGCYGIGINRIMAAAVEAGHDANGIIWPLAIAPYTVVIAPLQVTSAPVMEATSALEKALEAAGVDVLVDDRDLRPGVKFKDVDLIGIPLRVVIGDRGVKEGTIEVKWRCEGESKNIPLANAAEAVLAELAAVRSRQAAACKEKVAARAGAKPA is encoded by the coding sequence GTGCGCTGGTCGAATGCCCTGATCCCGACGCTGAAGGAGTCGCCGGCCGACGCCGTGGCTCCCAGCCATATCCTGCTGGTCCGGGCGGGCATGATCCGCCAGCTTGGCGCGGGCACCTACACCTATCTGCCGCTGGGCCTCCGGGTGATCCACAAGGCGGCGCAGATCGTCCGCGAGGAGATGGATGCAGCCGGGGCCCTCGAACTCCTCATGCCCGCCCTCCAGCCGGTCGAGCTCTGGAGGGAGTCGGGCCGGTTCGAGACCTTCGGCGACCTGCTGATGAAGCTGACCATCAGCGGCGGGGCCTCCATGTGCCTCGGCCCGACGCACGAGGAAGTCATCACCGACCTGGTCCGGGACCTCCTCAACTCGTACAAGCAGCTCCCCATCACGCTCTACCAGATCCAGACGAAGTTCCGCGACGAGCCCCGGCCGCGGTTCGGGATCGTCCGGACCCGCGAGTTCCTGATGAAGGACGCGTACAGCTTCGACGCGGACGTCGCCCAGCTCAACGCGAGCTATGACGCCATGTACGAGGCCTACTGCCGGGTCTTCGACCGCTGCGGCCTGCCCTACGTCATCGTCGAGGCCGAGAGCGGCCCGATCGGCGGCGACGCGTCCCACGAGTTCATGGTCCCCTGCTCCACCGGCGAGGACCGCGTGATCCAGTGCCCGAAGTGCGGCTACGCGGCGAACCAGGAGCGGGCCGAGATCGGCGAGGGATCCGGCGACGCCGCAACCCGGGACGCATCGGGGCCGGCGTACGAGCGGGTCGAGACGCCCAACAAGCGGACGATCCGCGAGGTCTGCGAGTTCCTGAAGGTGGAGGAGGCCGGCTCCGCCAAGCTGCTCGTCTTCCTGGGCGACGGCAAGCCGGTGGCCGCGCTGATCCGCGGCGATCACGAGGCCAACGAGGCCAAGGTCCGCCGCGCCTTCGGGGTCTCCACCCTGGTGCCCGCGGACCCGGCGACGATCCAGAAGGCGACCGGCGCGCCGATGGGCTTCCTCGGGCCGGTGGACATCAAGATCCCGTTGATCATCGACCGGGCGGTCGCGGCGATGCCCACGGTCGTCGTCGGCGGCAACGAGCTGGACGTCCACCTGAAGGGCGTGGTCCCCGGCCGGGACTTCCCGCTCGAGAAGGTGCACGACCTCCGCAACGCCGAGGCCGGGGACCCCTGCCCCCGCTGCGGCACGGCGATGGAGAACCGCGCCGGGCTCGAGATCGGCCACGTCTTCAAGCTCGGCACCAAGTACTCCAAGGCGATGGGCGCGACCTACCTGGACGAGAAGGGGACGGAGATCCCGCTCATCATGGGTTGCTACGGGATCGGCATCAACCGGATCATGGCCGCGGCCGTCGAGGCCGGCCACGACGCCAACGGGATCATCTGGCCCCTCGCGATCGCGCCGTACACGGTGGTGATCGCGCCGCTACAGGTCACGAGCGCCCCGGTGATGGAGGCCACCTCCGCCCTGGAGAAGGCCCTGGAGGCGGCCGGGGTGGACGTCCTGGTGGACGATCGCGACCTCCGGCCGGGCGTGAAGTTCAAGGACGTGGACCTCATCGGCATCCCGCTCCGCGTCGTCATCGGCGATCGGGGGGTGAAGGAAGGCACGATCGAGGTGAAGTGGCGTTGCGAGGGCGAGTCGAAGAACATCCCGCTGGCGAACGCCGCCGAGGCCGTGCTGGCGGAGCTGGCGGCCGTCCGCTCGCGGCAGGCCGCCGCCTGCAAGGAGAAGGTCGCCGCGAGGGCCGGGGCGAAGCCCGCATGA
- a CDS encoding HugZ family pyridoxamine 5'-phosphate oxidase — translation MDKHSHDALAHLVHSQRVASLGTLVDGAPYISLVPFAPAFGPAAFDIHVSRLARHTEGLLAFRRVGLLIAEPDRQTRNPQAIPRLSVQAEAVPLSPGDPEYKAARAGYLERFPAAAMNFDLGDFLLVRLLPHAARFVGGFGRIFDLKAEDLETLAATPPE, via the coding sequence ATGGACAAGCATTCCCACGACGCCCTCGCCCACCTGGTCCATTCCCAACGCGTCGCCTCGCTGGGGACGCTCGTCGATGGCGCACCCTACATCTCGCTGGTCCCCTTCGCCCCGGCCTTCGGGCCGGCCGCGTTCGACATCCACGTCAGCCGGCTCGCCCGGCACACGGAGGGCCTGCTCGCCTTCCGGAGGGTCGGGCTGCTCATCGCCGAGCCCGACCGACAGACCCGCAATCCCCAGGCGATCCCCCGGCTGTCCGTCCAGGCGGAGGCGGTGCCCCTCTCGCCCGGCGACCCCGAGTACAAGGCCGCGCGGGCGGGTTACCTGGAACGGTTCCCGGCCGCCGCCATGAACTTCGACCTCGGCGACTTCCTCCTCGTCCGGCTCCTGCCCCACGCCGCCCGGTTCGTCGGCGGCTTCGGCCGGATCTTCGACCTCAAGGCCGAGGACCTGGAGACGCTGGCGGCCACCCCGCCCGAGTGA